Proteins from a single region of Platichthys flesus chromosome 16, fPlaFle2.1, whole genome shotgun sequence:
- the LOC133971612 gene encoding dexamethasone-induced Ras-related protein 1-like, which produces MIKKMSPSENEFDIPAKNCHRMVILGSTKVGKTAIISRFLNARFDDQYTPTIEDFHRKFYSIRGEVYQLDILDTSGNHPFPAIRRLSILTGDVFILVFSLDNRESFEEVQRLKRQIYETKSCLRNKTKENVDVPLVICGNKCDKDMYREVQEEEIERLVNGDEHCAYFEISAKKNTNVDQMFQTLFTMAKLPLEMSPDRHSKVSLQYCDILHRKSSRNKKCKDENAYGIVAPFARRPSVHSDLMYIKEKAVGGGQAKEKGCVIC; this is translated from the exons ATGATTAAGAAAATGTCTCCATCCGAGAACGAGTTCGACATACCGGCCAAGAACTGCCACAGGATGGTGATCCTGGGCTCCACCAAAGTTGGGAAGACGGCCATCATCTCTCGATTTCTGAACGCGAGGTTCGATGATCAGTACACGCCGACCATTGAGGATTTCCACAGGAAATTCTACAGCATCCGGGGAGAAGTTTACCAGCTGGACATTTTGGATACATCTGGAAATCACCCCTTCCCTGCCATTAGGAGGCTTTCAATTCTCACTG GTGATGTGTTCATCCTGGTGTTCAGCCTGGACAACAGGGAGTCCTTCGAGGAGGTGCAGCGCCTGAAGAGACAGATCTATGAGACCAAGTCTTGCCTGAGAAACAAAACCAAGGAGAACGTGGACGTCCCGCTGGTGATCTGCGGCAACAAGTGCGACAAAGACATGTACcgggaggtgcaggaggaggagatcgaGCGCCTGGTGAACGGGGACGAGCACTGCGCCTACTTTGAGATCTCGGCCAAGAAGAACACCAACGTGGACCAAATGTTTCAGACTCTCTTTACAATGGCGAAGCTGCCCCTCGAAATGAGCCCCGACCGCCACAGCAAGGTTTCCCTACAGTACTGCGACATCCTCCACAGAAAGTCCTCCCGGAACAAGAAGTGCAAAGATGAGAACGCATACGGGATCGTGGCGCCGTTCGCGCGGAGACCCAGCGTGCATAGTGACCTGATGTACATCAAGGAGAAGGCAGTGGGAGGAGGTCAGGCCAAAGAGAAGGGCTGCGTCATCTGCTGA
- the med9 gene encoding mediator of RNA polymerase II transcription subunit 9 produces MAAAQQKVEKEDEDCSLLPLVHDIIKCMDKDSPDVHQELAKLKTKIQEAREQISNMPGIDCSPGEQQQQLTTLREQVRTKNQLLQKYKSLCMFDVPKAS; encoded by the exons ATGGCGGCGGCTCAGCAGAAGGTGGAGAAAGAAGACGAGGATTGCTCCTTGTTGCCTTTAGTTCATGACATTATCAAATG CATGGACAAGGACAGCCCGGACGTCCATCAGGAGCTAGCCAAGCTGAAGACGAAGATCCAGGAGGCTCGGGAGCAGATCTCCAACATGCCCGGGATCGACTGCAGCCcgggggagcagcagcagcagctcaccacGCTGCGGGAGCAGGTCCGCACCAAgaaccagctgctgcagaaatacAAGAGTCTGTGCATGTTTGACGTGCCCAAGGCATCGTGA